From the Oceanidesulfovibrio indonesiensis genome, one window contains:
- a CDS encoding acyl-CoA dehydratase activase, which yields MKNHAESLYFAGIDIGSTTAKAVILDKEGGMVFFRYCRHQGKTVETTRRIFNDALEKLGDVELDLAVTGSAGMGAAEFFGLPFVQEVVASAHVIEKFFPEARTFIEIGGEDSKIIFFDGSGRPDIRMNGSCAGGTGAFIDQMAVLLGVDVAELNVLAGKATNIYPIASRCGVFAKTDIQALLSRHVSREDVAASIFHSVALQVITALSRGREMERKILIGGGPLTFYPILRKAFANLLGIEHPDDLVLPDHPELLPAMGAAMVRNGKPCRGRISNFLSMSERGVSRATNSGTKRLPPLFASNYEFEIWQKRHERNLVPRIDLPEAKGKDLFLGVDSGSTTTKIVLVDEKGKLVLSYYGPNNGDPIQAVKKGLAEFRKKFVSAGFAPRITRTAATGYGESLIRTAFGLDDGLVETMAHYRAARRFEPDVSFILDIGGQDMKAIYIHDNAVAEIQINEACSSGCGSFIETFARSLGYSVQEFAEIACDSKSPFDLGTRCTIFMNSKVKQALREGATVGDISAGLAYSVIKNALYKVLKLKDVDVLGDKIVVQGGTFRNPAVLRALEVLLNKEVMRPDISELMGAYGAALTALANHRAHVVAAVAPQQEALKGPDRPGRETDDLVFEKLVMGSGFSKKEIRCRGCENQCRVLKLTFSNGNHFYTGNRCERRFSNNPDAQRKGRNLIDDQIRLLFERNTEPEGEPIFTYGIPRCLNMYENFPFWCAFLTTCGFRVVLSSESNFQLYEKGSSTVMSENICFPAKLAHGHIFDLAGKDIDRLFYPTVVYEEEEYADALNSYNCPVVTGYPDLLKSAVNPEKKFKIPLDNPSVSFKDFGLLKDQLYLFFRRFGINYRTISEGVEKGVKAQSNYKTELRSMAKTLLVRSEAERRTTVVLCGRPYHADPLVNHGVPDVLTELGVDVVSETALPLNADTVALEDVNVLTQWSYANRLYAAARWVTNTANAQMVQLTSFGCGPDAISADEVKEILRHGGKIHTLIKMDEIVNVGAVRIRLRSMLEAVKEKNGKTRAVGGGTMQTGRAVVGKSGKRTLIAPYFSPFYSPLVPSAFRPFGHRVEVLPPQDRESVEWGLKTINNDMCYPSVLVAGDIIKAFQSGRYDPEKTAVVMTQTGGQCRASSYVSLIKKALAAAGLDEVPIIAISNEEINAQPWFKIDKMGLIKRMGLGIIFADPLARMYLSTMVREKVPGTSKNLHEKYLFEMETGIENADYYYLLNLLKRAVADFNRVEINDKTVPRVGIVGEIFVKYNFFSNGNIIDWLSGQGVEVVLPPIQNFFAQRFINETYDQKAFFKRSLADRIKYRLLEIYSNYHVGQIERIMQGFRFYRKAHDLRKLAAITGEVVSLANQFGEGWLLTAEMIAMLNEGIDNIVCLQPFGCIANHITGRGMENKLREMFPHLNLLSLDMDAGASEVNMMNRLHFMVTAAREEVDREVGTQPAQKTARRFAIPDAWPRELDSFNAYTSLEVEKWRAWASNLGLWEKTRQMKRWVGM from the coding sequence ATGAAGAACCATGCAGAAAGTCTCTATTTTGCCGGGATCGATATCGGTTCAACTACAGCCAAGGCGGTTATCCTGGATAAAGAGGGTGGCATGGTATTTTTCCGCTACTGTCGTCATCAGGGCAAAACAGTGGAAACAACACGGCGTATTTTCAATGACGCCCTTGAGAAACTTGGCGACGTGGAGCTTGATTTGGCGGTTACCGGATCGGCGGGGATGGGTGCGGCCGAATTCTTCGGCCTGCCGTTCGTGCAGGAAGTGGTGGCCTCCGCGCACGTCATCGAAAAGTTTTTCCCCGAAGCCAGGACATTTATCGAAATCGGCGGAGAAGACTCCAAAATAATATTCTTTGACGGCAGTGGCCGCCCCGATATCCGGATGAACGGAAGTTGCGCCGGCGGGACCGGTGCTTTTATCGATCAAATGGCGGTTCTCCTGGGTGTTGATGTAGCGGAACTGAACGTTCTGGCCGGAAAAGCCACGAATATTTATCCGATTGCGTCGCGGTGCGGCGTTTTCGCCAAAACCGACATCCAGGCCCTGCTGAGCCGCCATGTATCCAGGGAAGATGTGGCGGCTTCCATATTTCATTCGGTCGCCCTTCAGGTGATAACCGCCTTGTCCCGTGGACGGGAGATGGAAAGAAAAATACTGATCGGAGGCGGGCCGCTGACATTTTATCCAATCCTGCGGAAAGCCTTTGCAAATCTGCTCGGCATTGAGCATCCGGATGACCTGGTACTTCCGGATCATCCGGAACTGCTTCCCGCCATGGGAGCGGCCATGGTGCGCAATGGCAAACCATGTCGGGGCCGGATCAGCAATTTTTTATCCATGTCCGAGAGAGGTGTCAGCCGTGCAACCAACAGCGGCACCAAAAGGCTGCCCCCCCTGTTTGCAAGCAATTACGAATTTGAAATATGGCAAAAAAGGCATGAGCGAAATTTGGTTCCCAGGATTGACCTGCCTGAGGCAAAAGGAAAAGATCTTTTTTTAGGTGTGGATTCGGGGTCAACCACCACCAAGATCGTCCTTGTCGATGAGAAAGGCAAACTGGTTCTGAGCTATTACGGCCCCAACAACGGCGATCCCATCCAGGCGGTAAAAAAGGGACTGGCTGAATTCAGAAAAAAGTTTGTTTCTGCCGGCTTTGCCCCGCGGATCACCAGAACGGCGGCCACCGGCTATGGTGAAAGTCTCATAAGAACCGCCTTCGGGTTGGACGACGGCCTGGTTGAGACCATGGCGCATTACCGGGCGGCGCGGCGCTTTGAGCCGGATGTATCCTTTATTCTGGATATCGGCGGGCAGGACATGAAGGCGATCTATATTCATGACAACGCCGTGGCTGAAATTCAGATCAATGAGGCCTGCTCATCGGGATGTGGTTCCTTTATTGAGACGTTTGCCCGTTCGCTAGGGTATAGTGTCCAGGAATTCGCAGAGATTGCATGCGATAGCAAATCACCTTTTGATCTGGGAACCCGCTGCACCATCTTCATGAACTCCAAAGTGAAGCAGGCCCTTCGGGAAGGGGCGACGGTCGGCGACATTTCGGCAGGTTTGGCGTATTCGGTTATCAAAAATGCTCTGTACAAAGTGCTGAAGCTGAAGGACGTCGATGTCCTGGGGGACAAAATCGTAGTTCAGGGCGGAACATTTCGAAATCCAGCCGTATTACGCGCCTTGGAGGTGCTTCTGAACAAGGAGGTTATGAGACCGGATATTTCCGAGCTGATGGGAGCCTACGGTGCGGCCCTGACAGCCCTTGCCAATCATCGTGCGCATGTTGTGGCGGCCGTTGCTCCGCAGCAAGAAGCGCTGAAAGGTCCGGATCGGCCGGGACGGGAGACCGACGACCTGGTTTTTGAGAAATTGGTGATGGGAAGTGGTTTTTCAAAAAAGGAAATCCGCTGCCGGGGATGTGAAAACCAGTGCAGGGTTTTGAAGCTGACTTTCAGCAACGGAAACCATTTTTATACAGGGAACCGATGCGAGCGGCGCTTCAGCAACAATCCGGATGCTCAACGCAAAGGAAGGAACCTGATTGATGATCAGATAAGGCTCCTGTTTGAGCGAAACACGGAACCCGAAGGCGAACCGATTTTCACCTACGGTATCCCCCGCTGCCTGAACATGTATGAAAACTTTCCCTTTTGGTGCGCCTTTTTGACCACATGCGGCTTCAGGGTGGTTCTCTCGTCCGAGTCCAATTTCCAATTATATGAAAAGGGGTCTTCCACTGTCATGTCGGAAAACATCTGTTTCCCCGCCAAACTTGCCCATGGGCATATTTTCGATCTTGCCGGGAAAGACATCGACAGGCTGTTCTATCCGACCGTCGTCTATGAGGAAGAAGAATACGCAGATGCCTTAAACAGTTATAATTGCCCGGTGGTTACCGGATATCCCGATCTATTGAAGAGTGCTGTCAATCCAGAGAAAAAATTCAAAATCCCCCTGGACAATCCATCTGTCAGCTTTAAGGATTTCGGTTTGCTGAAAGATCAGCTTTATCTGTTCTTCAGGCGGTTTGGAATCAATTACCGCACGATATCGGAAGGGGTTGAAAAGGGCGTCAAGGCGCAATCGAATTACAAGACGGAACTCAGGTCCATGGCGAAAACGCTGCTGGTCAGGTCGGAGGCCGAGAGACGGACAACCGTTGTCCTCTGCGGCCGACCCTACCATGCAGACCCGCTTGTCAACCACGGTGTTCCGGATGTATTGACGGAACTCGGCGTGGACGTCGTCAGTGAAACCGCGCTTCCCCTGAATGCAGATACCGTCGCTCTGGAAGATGTCAATGTCCTGACCCAGTGGAGCTATGCCAACAGGCTGTACGCAGCGGCAAGGTGGGTAACAAACACGGCGAATGCCCAAATGGTTCAGTTGACCTCTTTCGGCTGTGGGCCGGATGCGATTTCGGCCGATGAGGTCAAAGAAATTCTGCGCCATGGCGGGAAGATTCATACCTTGATCAAAATGGATGAAATCGTCAACGTGGGCGCCGTCAGGATCAGACTGCGCTCCATGCTGGAAGCGGTGAAGGAAAAGAACGGCAAAACGAGAGCCGTAGGGGGCGGCACAATGCAAACGGGCCGGGCGGTTGTGGGCAAGTCCGGAAAGAGAACCCTGATCGCCCCCTATTTTTCACCCTTCTATTCACCGCTGGTCCCGTCGGCTTTCAGGCCCTTCGGTCACCGGGTTGAAGTCCTTCCGCCCCAGGACAGGGAGTCGGTTGAATGGGGACTTAAAACCATCAACAACGATATGTGCTACCCCTCTGTCCTGGTAGCCGGCGACATTATCAAGGCATTTCAATCAGGCAGGTACGATCCTGAAAAAACCGCTGTCGTCATGACCCAAACCGGCGGTCAATGCCGGGCATCCTCTTACGTGTCGCTTATCAAAAAAGCACTGGCCGCCGCCGGCCTGGATGAGGTTCCGATAATCGCTATATCCAATGAGGAAATCAATGCACAACCGTGGTTTAAAATAGATAAAATGGGGCTGATAAAACGGATGGGCTTGGGAATTATTTTCGCCGATCCCCTGGCCAGGATGTATTTATCAACAATGGTCAGGGAAAAGGTGCCCGGGACATCCAAGAACCTGCATGAAAAATATCTCTTTGAAATGGAAACAGGTATCGAGAATGCAGATTATTATTATCTTCTCAATCTTCTGAAAAGGGCCGTGGCGGACTTCAACCGGGTTGAGATCAACGACAAGACTGTCCCAAGAGTCGGGATCGTTGGAGAAATCTTCGTTAAATATAACTTCTTCTCCAACGGAAATATCATCGACTGGCTGTCCGGCCAGGGGGTGGAAGTGGTTCTTCCTCCTATACAGAATTTTTTCGCCCAGCGCTTTATCAATGAGACCTACGACCAAAAGGCCTTTTTTAAACGTTCTTTGGCGGATCGTATCAAGTACAGGCTGCTGGAGATATACTCAAATTACCATGTCGGCCAAATCGAGCGGATTATGCAGGGATTTCGTTTTTACAGAAAGGCTCATGACTTAAGAAAACTGGCGGCGATAACCGGCGAGGTAGTCAGTTTGGCCAATCAGTTTGGCGAAGGATGGCTTCTTACGGCTGAAATGATCGCCATGCTCAATGAAGGAATCGACAACATCGTCTGTCTCCAGCCCTTCGGCTGCATTGCCAACCACATCACCGGGCGGGGCATGGAAAACAAACTCAGGGAGATGTTTCCTCATCTGAACCTACTTTCACTGGACATGGATGCAGGGGCAAGCGAGGTCAACATGATGAACCGCCTCCATTTTATGGTGACAGCCGCACGGGAAGAGGTGGACCGCGAGGTGGGAACACAGCCGGCGCAGAAGACCGCTCGAAGATTTGCCATTCCCGATGCATGGCCGCGCGAACTGGATTCTTTCAACGCCTACACGTCTTTGGAGGTCGAAAAATGGAGGGCCTGGGCGTCCAACCTGGGACTGTGGGAGAAGACGCGGCAGATGAAGCGCTGGGTCGGCATGTAA
- a CDS encoding putative ABC transporter permease, translating to MTADVVNFFFSFSFFSILGWMLEVSYRSVRDKRFVNPGLLKGPYLILYGAGAVMLMAAVSLLQESNWGTKAFAYFIITTGLEFGSGLVAQYFFQIRLWDYSDQRFNYRGHICLKFSLYWILLAFAFEYAVLPPYQSMLVLLSPVFKWIVAGATISIMSMDFLAVAAGRFLRLTPEEKTLMEAEFVNTARPLLDLPEVAKLAQYNHHRGKTRLDHVEEVACLSFRWGKRLSLDTRAIIRGALLHDLFYYDWLHDGPRLHGFRHHTIALENARSITGLTEKEADIIKKHMWPLTVIPPRHMESLVVSLVDTFCSARDYLSMKKQDKPTEAASRCVHPEPGDEKR from the coding sequence ATGACGGCCGATGTTGTAAACTTCTTCTTTTCTTTCTCCTTTTTTTCCATTCTTGGATGGATGCTGGAGGTCTCCTATCGTTCCGTGCGTGACAAGCGGTTCGTCAATCCCGGCCTCCTGAAGGGGCCGTATCTCATCCTTTACGGTGCCGGCGCAGTGATGCTTATGGCAGCGGTTTCATTGCTGCAGGAATCCAATTGGGGAACCAAGGCCTTCGCTTATTTCATAATCACAACCGGACTCGAATTCGGCTCCGGATTGGTTGCTCAATACTTTTTCCAGATCCGTCTGTGGGACTATTCGGACCAAAGATTTAATTACAGGGGGCACATCTGTCTAAAATTCTCCCTGTACTGGATACTGCTGGCCTTCGCTTTTGAATATGCCGTTTTGCCCCCCTATCAAAGCATGCTCGTCCTGCTTTCACCGGTCTTCAAGTGGATAGTGGCCGGAGCAACGATCTCAATCATGTCGATGGATTTCCTGGCGGTTGCAGCCGGGCGTTTCCTCCGCCTGACGCCGGAAGAGAAAACTCTGATGGAGGCGGAATTCGTCAACACGGCAAGGCCGCTTCTCGATCTGCCGGAGGTTGCAAAACTGGCGCAGTATAACCATCACAGGGGGAAAACCCGATTGGATCATGTGGAGGAGGTGGCCTGCCTGAGCTTTCGCTGGGGAAAAAGACTTTCCCTTGACACCCGGGCGATTATCCGGGGTGCGTTGCTGCACGATCTTTTCTACTATGACTGGCTGCATGACGGACCCAGGCTGCACGGTTTCCGGCACCATACTATCGCTCTTGAGAACGCCCGCAGCATCACCGGTCTTACCGAAAAAGAAGCGGATATTATTAAAAAACACATGTGGCCGCTTACTGTTATACCGCCGCGCCATATGGAATCGCTGGTGGTTTCTCTGGTGGATACCTTTTGCTCTGCAAGGGACTATCTGAGCATGAAGAAACAAGACAAACCCACAGAGGCGGCCTCCCGTTGCGTTCATCCGGAACCGGGAGATGAAAAAAGATGA
- a CDS encoding efflux RND transporter permease subunit produces the protein MKLPEISVRRPVTTVMVFAAITLLGCVAFFRLNLDLLPDIEPPAVSVITPYPGASATDVESEVTKYLEDQLSTTPNLDRLESKSKDNIAIVNCIFNWGTDLDVAVNDIREKIDLAKPDLADGAEDPFIFKFSSSMVPVLIMTVTAEESSPDLYRIVDKQIADPLKRVPGVGAVVYIGGQERQINVHFDREAIDAYHISVQQIRNVLAAENLNLPVGTVKIGRNELQIRVAGRYRDAAEIANTVIGSNGDALVRLRDVATVTDAFEEPQEWARSGKLPAIALIIQKQSGTNTVNVIEAIKDRLKTLKTEVPADIEIHGILDNSDHIYAMINSLAEAAVVGGLLVIVVCFLFLRRFRTSLVVSMAIPFSIIVAFIGLFVMDYTINVISMMSLAIAVGMVVDDAIVVLENIVRHVDDGKPPQLAAVEGTSEVGMAVAASTLTIVAVFAPLLLVKGIAGIIFGQLAFMILITILASLFISLTLTPMAASRLLRSRDQRKLNPVFVWSERLLNGIEAGYSHVLGWGLRHRNILLSLIVIVFIGSLALIPLVGTEFFPEVDSGEVEVVLEMAQGTRVEVTAGTTEEMLNAVNAIPEMEASYALAGQTKKGFLTALGFEEGTGIGRIGGRLIDKKERSRHAKEVASELREQVIKLPGVENFSASAVSVIQKAFLGGGRPISIDILGHDIETTDKAAAKIQRIVETTPGAVDVSVSRKRPRPEVRICLDRDKAASLGLNVALVADALRTNYYGFDDTKFREAGDDFDIELRLKKDQRETIREIGETPITTLTGQTIKLRNVASVRETFGPVEIDRKNRTRVTKVQAGVQGRVLGDVVRDVREKMASLDLPPGVSIEWGGEVEEQRKAFRDLTLLLILGIVLVYMVMAGEFEDFVDPFIIMFSVPFAFAGVIWAFVATATPLNLMSFIGVIMLMGIVVKNAIVLVDYTKQLRAGGMTLNEAVVTGGKTRLRPVLMTSLTTIFGMVPLALSRGEGSEIWNALGITVIGGLSVSGLVTLILVPLMYSLVHRGKAK, from the coding sequence ATGAAATTACCGGAGATATCCGTCCGCAGGCCGGTCACGACCGTTATGGTTTTCGCTGCCATTACATTGCTGGGTTGCGTGGCTTTTTTCAGGCTCAACCTCGACTTGTTGCCGGATATTGAACCTCCGGCCGTGAGTGTCATCACACCCTATCCGGGGGCTTCCGCCACGGATGTTGAGTCGGAGGTGACCAAGTACCTGGAAGACCAGCTTTCCACCACACCGAATCTCGACCGGCTGGAGTCAAAGTCCAAAGACAACATCGCCATCGTCAATTGCATATTCAACTGGGGCACCGACCTGGATGTTGCGGTCAACGATATCCGGGAGAAGATCGATCTTGCCAAGCCGGACCTTGCCGATGGAGCGGAAGACCCCTTTATCTTCAAGTTCAGCAGTTCCATGGTGCCGGTGCTCATCATGACGGTGACGGCGGAAGAAAGCAGTCCCGATCTTTACAGAATTGTGGACAAGCAGATCGCCGATCCGTTGAAGCGTGTGCCCGGCGTGGGCGCTGTCGTCTATATCGGCGGTCAGGAAAGACAGATCAATGTGCATTTCGACCGCGAAGCAATAGATGCTTATCACATTTCCGTCCAGCAGATCAGAAATGTTCTCGCCGCTGAAAACCTGAACCTTCCGGTGGGCACCGTCAAGATCGGGAGGAATGAACTCCAGATCAGAGTGGCGGGGCGCTATCGGGATGCAGCGGAAATCGCAAATACGGTGATCGGAAGCAACGGCGACGCGCTTGTGCGGCTCAGAGACGTGGCCACGGTCACCGATGCCTTTGAGGAGCCGCAGGAGTGGGCGCGTTCCGGCAAGCTTCCTGCGATTGCCTTGATTATTCAGAAGCAGTCCGGGACCAACACCGTCAACGTGATCGAAGCCATAAAAGATCGCCTCAAGACACTGAAGACCGAAGTGCCGGCGGATATCGAAATCCACGGGATTCTGGATAACTCAGATCACATTTATGCGATGATCAATAGTTTGGCCGAAGCCGCCGTCGTCGGAGGCCTTTTGGTCATTGTCGTCTGTTTCCTGTTTCTCCGGCGGTTTCGCACCAGCCTGGTCGTCTCAATGGCAATTCCTTTTTCGATTATCGTCGCCTTTATCGGCCTCTTCGTCATGGATTATACCATCAACGTCATTTCCATGATGAGTCTTGCCATTGCTGTGGGAATGGTGGTGGACGATGCCATCGTCGTACTTGAAAACATCGTGCGGCATGTGGACGATGGCAAGCCTCCGCAGTTGGCCGCCGTGGAGGGAACATCCGAAGTGGGTATGGCGGTAGCCGCGTCAACATTGACCATTGTAGCTGTCTTCGCCCCTCTTCTCTTAGTGAAAGGGATCGCCGGCATCATCTTTGGTCAGTTGGCGTTCATGATCTTGATTACGATTCTGGCCTCGCTTTTCATTTCATTGACGTTGACCCCCATGGCTGCTTCCCGTTTGCTCCGTTCACGGGATCAAAGAAAGCTCAATCCGGTATTTGTATGGAGCGAGCGTTTGCTGAATGGAATCGAAGCCGGTTATTCTCACGTCCTGGGATGGGGACTAAGGCACCGTAACATTTTGCTTTCACTTATAGTTATTGTATTTATCGGCAGTCTGGCACTGATTCCTTTGGTCGGTACGGAATTTTTCCCCGAAGTGGATTCGGGGGAAGTGGAGGTGGTCCTGGAGATGGCGCAGGGCACCCGAGTGGAGGTCACGGCCGGAACCACGGAAGAAATGCTCAACGCGGTGAACGCCATTCCGGAAATGGAAGCCTCCTATGCCCTGGCAGGTCAGACCAAGAAAGGATTTTTAACAGCCCTCGGTTTTGAAGAGGGAACCGGCATCGGTCGCATCGGAGGGCGTCTCATTGATAAAAAAGAACGGAGTCGCCATGCCAAGGAGGTCGCTTCGGAGCTTCGTGAGCAGGTCATAAAACTGCCGGGCGTTGAGAATTTTTCCGCCAGCGCCGTAAGCGTCATCCAAAAGGCGTTCCTGGGAGGCGGCCGGCCTATCAGCATCGATATTCTGGGCCATGATATCGAGACGACCGACAAAGCCGCCGCAAAGATCCAGCGCATCGTGGAAACCACACCCGGCGCAGTGGATGTCTCTGTCAGCAGAAAGAGACCACGGCCGGAAGTGCGGATTTGTCTTGACCGGGATAAGGCGGCATCCCTGGGATTGAATGTGGCGCTTGTCGCCGACGCATTGAGGACCAACTACTATGGATTCGATGATACGAAGTTCCGGGAGGCGGGTGACGACTTCGACATCGAGTTGCGACTGAAAAAAGACCAGCGGGAAACGATTCGTGAAATCGGGGAAACCCCCATCACCACCCTGACCGGTCAGACCATTAAGCTCCGGAACGTCGCGTCTGTTCGGGAAACCTTTGGGCCCGTGGAGATCGACCGGAAAAACAGGACCCGCGTCACAAAGGTTCAGGCGGGCGTCCAGGGCAGGGTTCTGGGGGATGTGGTACGGGATGTTCGAGAAAAGATGGCCTCTCTTGACCTGCCTCCCGGCGTTTCCATCGAATGGGGCGGGGAGGTGGAGGAACAGCGAAAAGCGTTCCGCGACCTGACCCTCCTTTTGATTCTGGGAATAGTCCTTGTCTACATGGTCATGGCAGGGGAGTTCGAGGATTTCGTTGATCCATTCATCATCATGTTTTCGGTTCCTTTCGCCTTCGCCGGAGTGATATGGGCCTTCGTTGCCACGGCCACTCCGCTCAACCTGATGAGCTTCATCGGGGTAATCATGCTCATGGGCATTGTTGTAAAGAACGCCATTGTGCTCGTGGATTATACCAAGCAACTGAGAGCAGGTGGGATGACGCTAAACGAAGCGGTGGTCACGGGCGGAAAAACACGCCTGAGGCCGGTGCTCATGACGAGTTTGACCACCATATTCGGCATGGTCCCATTAGCCCTTTCCAGAGGGGAAGGCTCTGAAATATGGAATGCACTGGGCATCACGGTCATTGGGGGACTGTCGGTCAGCGGCCTTGTGACATTGATTCTGGTGCCGCTAATGTATTCGCTGGTTCACCGGGGTAAAGCAAAATGA
- a CDS encoding patatin-like phospholipase family protein produces the protein MSDDSSGFPKNIGLALGSGSARGWSHIGVLQALAEAGIEIRYVAGTSIGSLVGAACALGKMDVLENFARQLDWKQIVSFLDVTFPRSGLIDGKKISDFFRSHVREMNIEELPLRYCAVATDLATGREVVLNKGDLIEAIRASISVPGIFTPVRKNGGFLVDGGLVNPVPVSAVRKMGADYVIAVDLNHDIIDKRSTAGIAPVDSSVAGMVVQPQPAEWRIAQDLTNRLSEFGSPALSQVRQWLQRDPVPNIFDVLTTAINIMEVQITATRLATDPPDLLIRPKLGDVRFLEFHRAEEAIAEGYREAMVQLKERWKCAAKRDLPGGFLPGRTEDGN, from the coding sequence ATGTCGGACGATAGCTCAGGTTTTCCGAAAAATATCGGCCTGGCTCTGGGTAGCGGCTCCGCACGGGGATGGTCTCATATCGGTGTATTGCAGGCACTAGCTGAGGCAGGAATAGAAATCAGGTACGTCGCCGGCACCAGCATTGGTTCGTTGGTAGGGGCCGCATGTGCCCTTGGCAAAATGGATGTGCTGGAAAATTTTGCCCGTCAGCTCGACTGGAAACAGATTGTTTCCTTCCTGGATGTAACTTTTCCGAGGTCGGGACTCATTGATGGAAAGAAGATCAGCGATTTCTTTCGTTCTCATGTTCGAGAAATGAACATTGAAGAATTACCTCTCCGCTATTGCGCGGTTGCCACCGACCTGGCCACGGGTCGTGAGGTCGTGTTGAACAAAGGGGACCTCATAGAGGCAATCCGCGCGAGCATCTCGGTTCCGGGCATTTTCACGCCGGTCAGGAAAAACGGCGGCTTTCTGGTGGATGGAGGGCTGGTCAACCCCGTGCCGGTGAGCGCTGTCAGGAAAATGGGAGCGGATTACGTCATCGCTGTTGATTTGAACCATGACATTATCGACAAAAGGAGTACCGCCGGCATCGCTCCGGTTGATTCATCGGTGGCAGGTATGGTTGTTCAGCCCCAGCCCGCAGAATGGAGAATCGCGCAGGATCTGACCAACAGGCTCAGCGAATTCGGTTCGCCCGCGTTATCGCAAGTGCGCCAGTGGCTGCAAAGGGACCCCGTGCCAAATATCTTTGATGTGTTGACGACTGCAATCAATATTATGGAAGTGCAGATCACCGCAACAAGATTGGCAACCGATCCGCCCGATCTGCTGATTCGGCCGAAGCTGGGGGATGTTCGTTTTCTCGAATTCCATCGGGCCGAGGAGGCCATTGCCGAGGGGTACCGAGAAGCCATGGTGCAGCTCAAAGAAAGATGGAAGTGTGCCGCCAAAAGAGATTTGCCAGGAGGTTTTTTACCGGGGAGGACGGAAGATGGGAATTAA
- a CDS encoding efflux RND transporter periplasmic adaptor subunit — protein MRRRGVYISIAIAAAVIAFLAVQVSRKQWQKDEDPNAAGKALPVTIASVVPHEFADEISAVGTLKARDTSPLSPKVAGTVSRVLVDIGERVNAGEVVIKLDRTNYDLGVKQARAALAAAEAAVPQAEAHFEQAEKEYRRAIELLKEKVIPQSRFDASEAAFKSAKEAVFYARAQRDQAKAALETALEHLKDADIRSPIGGAVVERNVEIGQAVAPGGRLLLIVDQTSLNLDVDLPEADIGRIVVGTVALITTDAFPGHEYSGKVTVINPLVDRKTRTFRMRIEVPNPSGKLVDGMYARVKLSAEKRRSLAVPRETLQRLPGSGTYYVFVVEGNKAHKRTVEIRAMDDQFAEVMGGLVENDKVVTSGAGRLQSGMEVSVQDILNKNGTDNSGGQLFKKNGGEHVGR, from the coding sequence ATGAGACGAAGAGGAGTCTATATATCCATTGCTATTGCGGCTGCTGTTATTGCGTTCTTGGCTGTCCAAGTTTCCAGGAAGCAATGGCAAAAAGATGAAGATCCGAACGCGGCGGGCAAGGCGTTGCCTGTCACAATCGCATCTGTTGTCCCGCACGAATTCGCTGATGAAATCAGCGCCGTCGGCACCTTGAAAGCCCGAGACACGAGTCCGCTAAGCCCCAAGGTGGCAGGAACGGTGAGCCGGGTTCTGGTTGATATCGGTGAGCGCGTCAATGCCGGTGAGGTCGTTATAAAACTGGACAGAACAAACTATGATCTCGGCGTCAAGCAGGCCCGGGCGGCGCTAGCAGCTGCGGAAGCAGCAGTTCCGCAGGCTGAAGCCCATTTTGAACAGGCCGAGAAAGAATACCGACGCGCAATCGAACTGCTGAAGGAAAAAGTGATTCCGCAAAGTCGCTTTGATGCATCAGAAGCGGCCTTTAAAAGCGCCAAGGAAGCGGTGTTCTACGCCCGAGCACAGAGGGACCAGGCAAAGGCCGCCTTGGAGACAGCGCTGGAACATCTCAAGGATGCAGATATCCGATCGCCTATCGGCGGCGCTGTCGTGGAGAGAAATGTGGAAATCGGTCAGGCGGTCGCTCCCGGCGGCCGACTTCTGCTAATCGTGGACCAAACATCTCTGAACCTGGATGTCGATTTGCCGGAAGCAGACATTGGCCGGATTGTCGTTGGAACTGTTGCGCTGATCACGACAGACGCCTTCCCGGGACATGAGTATTCAGGGAAAGTAACCGTTATCAATCCATTGGTGGACCGAAAGACGCGTACTTTCCGCATGAGAATCGAGGTGCCGAATCCGTCCGGGAAGTTGGTGGACGGAATGTATGCCAGGGTGAAGCTTTCGGCAGAGAAAAGAAGGTCCCTTGCCGTTCCCCGTGAAACCTTGCAACGCCTCCCCGGCAGCGGCACCTATTACGTTTTTGTGGTGGAAGGAAATAAGGCCCATAAGCGAACGGTCGAAATTAGGGCCATGGATGACCAATTTGCCGAAGTGATGGGCGGCTTGGTTGAGAATGACAAAGTGGTCACCAGCGGAGCGGGACGTTTACAGTCAGGCATGGAGGTAAGCGTGCAAGATATTTTGAACAAGAATGGGACGGATAACTCTGGGGGACAACTTTTCAAGAAGAACGGCGGTGAACATGTCGGACGATAG